One region of Campylobacter concisus genomic DNA includes:
- a CDS encoding YopX family protein — protein MREIKFMAWHKEKKILREVFEISFSGGYVILAGFGSFGEIEAPIRDVELMQYTGLKDKNGVEIYDGYIPRFSNGSLGEVIWSNLRAGFDVAFSNAMPEELDNNLASDCVVVGNIYENPEILKDTK, from the coding sequence ATGAGAGAGATTAAATTTATGGCGTGGCACAAGGAAAAGAAAATCTTGAGAGAGGTCTTTGAGATAAGTTTTTCAGGCGGATACGTCATTTTAGCGGGCTTTGGTAGTTTTGGCGAAATAGAAGCCCCAATAAGAGATGTCGAGCTTATGCAATATACTGGACTAAAAGACAAAAACGGCGTGGAGATTTATGATGGATATATTCCCCGGTTCTCTAATGGAAGCTTAGGAGAAGTAATCTGGTCTAACTTACGAGCAGGTTTTGATGTAGCTTTCTCCAATGCTATGCCTGAAGAACTAGACAATAATTTAGCTAGTGATTGTGTGGTAGTAGGCAATATTTACGAAAATCCAGAAATTTTAAAGGACACAAAATGA
- a CDS encoding tyrosine-type recombinase/integrase: MPKLSRQLTITQFKNLKAKEKPYFVSDGDNLLIKIMPNGTKFFIYEFRENSKRHRLTLGKYDGISLSEARDKRNELRLKLNQGESLTQTAEKTKFKVVFEAWYKTKGKLSEKQQFWMKRRFETLLLPKLGEMDIKEISRRDIIFAISPLLEDEKLETADRVLSILNGFLKYALLHEYVDHNIIADIDKKALLGRREVRHFAYLKNDDEIRAVLMAIRDYFGDIRVKTCAIFQLYTAVRGQNARNAKWSQIDFENCVWHIPASEMKTAKPHEVFLSKSVINLLKTYRERLPLKSELIFPSIKSNVAPLSDNTIRIMLRNLGFNKDMVTPHGFRATFSTIANENIDKHGCNSDVIELCLAHVESNKVKEAYNHAKNLKARARLMQWWSDYLDSLGGFA; the protein is encoded by the coding sequence ATGCCTAAACTATCACGCCAACTCACGATCACGCAGTTTAAAAATTTAAAAGCCAAAGAGAAGCCATATTTTGTCAGTGACGGCGATAACCTACTGATTAAGATAATGCCAAACGGTACAAAATTTTTTATATATGAGTTTCGAGAAAATAGCAAGCGCCACCGCCTAACACTGGGCAAATATGATGGAATAAGCCTAAGTGAGGCAAGGGATAAAAGAAACGAGCTAAGATTAAAACTCAATCAAGGCGAGAGCCTAACGCAAACAGCAGAAAAAACAAAATTTAAAGTAGTATTTGAAGCGTGGTATAAAACAAAGGGGAAATTGAGTGAAAAACAGCAGTTTTGGATGAAAAGGCGGTTTGAAACGTTATTATTGCCAAAACTTGGCGAAATGGATATAAAAGAGATAAGCAGAAGAGACATAATATTCGCCATTAGCCCACTACTAGAGGATGAAAAACTAGAAACAGCCGATAGAGTGCTAAGTATATTAAACGGCTTTTTAAAATATGCTCTATTGCACGAGTATGTTGATCACAACATAATAGCGGATATTGACAAAAAGGCACTACTAGGGCGTAGAGAAGTTAGGCATTTTGCCTACCTAAAAAACGATGATGAGATAAGAGCCGTATTAATGGCGATAAGAGATTATTTTGGAGATATAAGAGTAAAAACGTGTGCGATATTTCAACTATACACCGCAGTAAGAGGACAAAATGCCAGAAATGCCAAATGGTCGCAGATAGATTTTGAAAATTGCGTTTGGCATATCCCAGCAAGTGAGATGAAAACGGCAAAGCCTCACGAAGTGTTTTTAAGTAAAAGTGTAATCAACCTATTAAAAACATATCGTGAGCGCTTGCCTTTAAAAAGTGAGTTAATTTTTCCGTCCATAAAATCAAACGTTGCTCCACTAAGTGACAATACTATCCGCATAATGCTTAGAAATTTGGGCTTTAACAAAGATATGGTAACGCCACACGGTTTTAGGGCTACATTTAGCACGATCGCCAACGAAAACATAGATAAGCACGGCTGCAATAGTGATGTTATCGAGCTTTGCCTCGCTCACGTTGAAAGTAACAAAGTTAAAGAGGCTTACAACCACGCTAAAAACCTAAAAGCAAGGGCTAGGCTCATGCAGTGGTGGAGCGATTATTTAGATAGTTTGGGTGGCTTTGCCTGA